ATACTCTGCTTTGATCAACAAACCCCTCCAAACTTCCATTTTCATTGAAATAGTTTACCGTACTTTCAAAAGTATTTACCCTGTCCTTGATTAACTCTTCTAAAACCTCTAGATTTTTTTGTTGCGTATCATTTTTTGAGGTAAGGTCATTTAATTTATCCAGCAGCATCTGTGCATCTATTAAAGACTGCTGATAATTTGTCAAAAAGTCTTCATCTCCGGTGATTACAAATCCTCTAATATTTGTTTCTCTTTCCAAGATACTAGCATAGAGCTCACTTGTTCTTTGAAGGACATCTTGTGTTTCCATCAAAGCTGAAGTGTAAAAGCTAATTCTTTGCGAGGTCCAATAAGAAACCCCACTTCCCACCATTATTAAAATTAATGAGATGATCGCATAGATTTTTATCCTTTTCATGGAGGGGGTGCTTTGGTCGTTAAGCTGTGGATTGCCAGATTTGGGGAATTTCTTTCTCATTTCTTACGGTTTTCCAAGTGAATTTCTGGGTTGGAACAATTAAAAGGTGCTTTTTTGACCAATTTAAGCTGCATTTTTCGATTTCTAATTATGTAGGCATGCACATTGAACTAAAGGACTCAAATAAAACATTAACTAAAACCACAACAACAATGAGTTCTCTATTATATTTTATCGCAGTGATTCTACTAATCGGATGGTTGATTGGAGTATTTGCTTATAGTGCTACAGGTCTTATTCACGTACTACTAGTATTGGCTGTAATTGCCGTTCTATTCCGTTTAATTAGTGGACGAGGGATATAGAATAAAGTATTCTGTATCAATCTTTAATTGAAATACAGATACGACTTAAAAGAGTGTTCTGAGAAGCAAAAGAAAGAATACTTTTCACTAAAAGTCGAAACAAAGGAAGAGGAAAAGATGTTTTAATATTCAGCTTTTGTTCTTTAAGAATTGAATAAAACAGAAAATAAATTTTTATAATTTAAATTAGTTAAGATATATGAAAGCGATCAACAAAACTTTATGGGTAAGCGGATTAGTCACTGGAGCACTAGTGGGGGCTTATTTGTATAAAAATCAAGATCAATACGCATCTCAAAAAGAAAAGATTAACGGCCTTTTAGGAGACCTTCAGCAGGTTGCAGGCGAATTAAAAAATAAATTGGTAGAAGCTAGCCAAGAAGGTTTAAATGCTACCAAGACAGCCTTGAATTCTGCCAAAGAATCAGCAAATTCAGCGAAAGAGGCTGTTAAAGAAAAAGTGTAATAAGGTTTAGAAATATGAAAAAAAGGTGCAATTCCTGATTGCACCTTTTTATATACCCTTATTATTCAAAGTAAAATAATAGTACCAAAATAAAAATTGAGTGAAGTACTCTGCCACCAATCCAAAAAATGTAGAAATGTGATGAAGAATAACGTGATTCTTGTAGTGGATGATGAATTAGAAATAAGAGCACTTTTAACTCGATTTCTTGCAAGAAAAGGATATGAGGTAATTTCGGCCGGGACACTAAGTGAAGGACGCAAATTGGTAGATCAAAAGCATCCCAACCTTATCTTTTTGGATGTCAATTTACCCGATGGAAATGGTATCAAAGAATTGAAAAAATGGTCCTCTGAATTTGATTGGCTTCAAGTCATTATGATGAGTGCATTTGACCATCAGG
Above is a window of Algoriphagus machipongonensis DNA encoding:
- a CDS encoding lmo0937 family membrane protein, whose protein sequence is MSSLLYFIAVILLIGWLIGVFAYSATGLIHVLLVLAVIAVLFRLISGRGI
- a CDS encoding response regulator — encoded protein: MKNNVILVVDDELEIRALLTRFLARKGYEVISAGTLSEGRKLVDQKHPNLIFLDVNLPDGNGIKELKKWSSEFDWLQVIMMSAFDHQEARDEAFDSGAMYFLSKPFNLAKLEQVIQKKITKNN